GTAGACCGCCCGTGCCTCCGCGACGGCGACCTGCGGGTCGTTCCACGCGGGAATGTGCGTGAGCACCAGCGAGGCCGCACCGCCGCGGGCCGCGGCCTCGCCCGCGCGCCGGCCGGTGAGGTGCACGCCGCGCACCGCGTCGTCACGCCCCTCGACGAACGCGGCCTCGGCGAGCAGCAGGTCGGCCCCGTGCGCGAGCGTGTCGAGACCGGCGCACGCGTCTGTGTCCCCGGTGTAGGCGAGCGTCACGCGCCGCGACGGGTCCGCCTCGGACGGTCCCTCGACGCGGATGCCGAAGGCCGGCACCGGGTGCTCGACGGGCACGGGCGTCAGGGTCAGCGGGCCGACGACGACGGGCGCCGACGGGTCCCACGCGTGGAACGTGAACTGCCCGCCGACGTCGGTCGCCGGGTCGCCGCCCGCGATCTGCGTGAGCCGCTGCGCGGTGCCCTCGGGGCCGTGCACGTCGACGGGCGGCAGCGCTCCGTCGGGGTGGTACCGCCGCAGCACGTTGAGCACGACCATGTCC
The sequence above is a segment of the Cellulomonas fimi genome. Coding sequences within it:
- a CDS encoding MBL fold metallo-hydrolase; the protein is MRLVVVGCAGSFPGPDSAASGYLVQADDADGRTWTVLLDLGNGALGPLQRFGDPTRLDAIGLSHLHADHVADMVVLNVLRRYHPDGALPPVDVHGPEGTAQRLTQIAGGDPATDVGGQFTFHAWDPSAPVVVGPLTLTPVPVEHPVPAFGIRVEGPSEADPSRRVTLAYTGDTDACAGLDTLAHGADLLLAEAAFVEGRDDAVRGVHLTGRRAGEAAARGGAASLVLTHIPAWNDPQVAVAEARAVYDGPVALARPGDVHTL